One Planktothrix sp. FACHB-1365 genomic window carries:
- a CDS encoding EAL domain-containing protein: MKLPLRQLLVIPFVLQISIVVGMTGFFSYKNGQKAVNDLVIQLHQEISTRIELNLKTYLNAAHIVNQTNQNALSEKLFVLKDVTRFKPLFLHQLSAFPSVDYIAWGNEQGEYLGIKRIQNQQFHLEIVQAFTQNQYHTYALNSNGKPGQLLRIFPNYDPRTRPWYQAAIQAKKATWSPIYLWFDHSTLAIDAVLPIYNQQGRLLGVLDTPLTLSEISDVLRGLKIGQSGQSFIIERSGMLVASSSRSNPFRVKKGQLQRLKAIESQEFWIRETTKQLQNQVQSFQQIQEAVFFNFNWDNKRYIAQIFPYLDGRGIDWLICIVVPESDFMAPIKETQKITILLCFFALVMASSIGIITAHWITAPIIQLSQASQAIAQGELDQKIELNRTDELGILARSFNLMAMQLKTAFEKLEVRVQERTAELQQAKAAIESSNKELEDRVYQRTAELSLALEHLKKTQAELLKREEKLKFDAFHDNLTGLKNRTWLLNRLQYLIQKTNPKKHYLYAILFLDLDRFKVINDSLGHLVGDELLKSVAHCLTTIVKFKDTVARLGGDEFIILLENIKDVNEATDVAQRIIEQLKRPFYIHQNQIFTGVSIGIALSSMGYSQPEEVIRDADIAMYHAKRLGKGCYQVLTSEMQVPALQRLQLENQLREALIREEFLLYYQPIISLETRRLIGFEALIRWNHPDKNTISPSKFIPIAEETGLIQALDLWVLKEACQQINRWNLQFPDLPPLTMSVNLSPVDLRQVNLIENFKKILENYPLKNWILKLEVTETCFLDFLTFEQSLIQQLQELGIQFCIDDFGTGYSSLSRLHNFPICTLKIDRSFVSKIQSETEETEIIHTIIMLAHSLGMDVVAEGIETQIQLEKLKELGCNYGQGYLISQPLDCLKTTAFLIRFLS, from the coding sequence GTGAAGTTGCCACTCCGTCAATTGCTTGTTATTCCGTTTGTGTTACAAATCTCTATTGTAGTCGGAATGACAGGATTTTTTTCCTATAAAAACGGACAGAAAGCAGTCAACGATTTAGTCATTCAGTTGCATCAAGAAATTAGTACCCGCATTGAGTTAAACCTAAAAACCTATCTGAATGCAGCCCATATTGTCAATCAGACGAATCAAAATGCCCTGAGTGAAAAATTATTCGTCTTAAAAGATGTAACCCGTTTTAAGCCTTTGTTTCTTCACCAACTCTCTGCTTTTCCCTCTGTGGATTATATCGCCTGGGGAAATGAACAAGGAGAATATTTGGGAATCAAGAGAATTCAAAATCAGCAATTTCACCTAGAAATCGTTCAAGCTTTCACTCAAAATCAGTATCATACCTACGCCTTGAATTCTAATGGCAAACCGGGTCAACTCTTAAGGATATTTCCTAATTATGATCCCCGCACTCGCCCTTGGTATCAAGCTGCTATTCAAGCGAAAAAAGCAACTTGGAGCCCGATTTATTTATGGTTTGATCACAGCACCTTAGCTATTGATGCCGTCTTACCGATTTATAATCAACAAGGCCGTTTATTAGGAGTCTTGGATACACCCTTAACCTTATCGGAAATTAGTGATGTTCTGCGAGGGTTGAAAATTGGTCAATCTGGACAAAGTTTTATTATTGAACGTTCCGGGATGTTGGTTGCTAGTTCTTCTAGGAGTAATCCTTTTAGGGTTAAAAAGGGTCAACTTCAAAGACTTAAAGCCATAGAAAGTCAGGAGTTTTGGATTCGAGAAACTACCAAACAGTTACAAAATCAGGTTCAGAGTTTTCAACAGATTCAAGAAGCGGTTTTCTTTAATTTTAACTGGGATAATAAACGATACATTGCACAAATTTTTCCCTATTTAGATGGAAGAGGAATTGATTGGTTAATTTGTATTGTTGTTCCTGAAAGTGATTTTATGGCTCCGATTAAAGAGACTCAAAAAATTACGATTTTGCTGTGTTTTTTTGCTTTGGTAATGGCGAGTAGTATAGGAATAATAACTGCTCATTGGATTACGGCTCCGATTATTCAATTAAGTCAAGCTAGTCAAGCGATCGCTCAAGGAGAATTAGACCAAAAGATTGAACTCAATCGCACAGATGAACTGGGAATTTTAGCTCGGTCATTTAATCTGATGGCAATGCAGTTAAAGACGGCTTTTGAGAAATTAGAAGTCCGAGTGCAAGAACGCACGGCAGAATTGCAACAAGCCAAAGCAGCGATTGAAAGTTCTAATAAAGAATTAGAGGATCGAGTCTATCAACGAACGGCAGAACTTTCTTTGGCTTTAGAACATTTAAAAAAAACACAAGCAGAATTATTGAAACGGGAAGAAAAACTAAAATTTGATGCGTTTCATGATAATTTGACGGGGTTAAAAAATCGAACTTGGCTGTTAAATAGACTCCAGTATTTAATTCAGAAAACAAACCCTAAAAAGCATTATTTATATGCGATTTTATTTTTGGATTTAGACCGATTTAAAGTGATTAATGATAGCTTGGGTCATTTAGTCGGAGATGAATTATTAAAAAGTGTTGCTCATTGTTTAACAACGATTGTCAAATTTAAGGATACTGTTGCACGACTCGGAGGAGATGAATTTATTATTTTATTAGAAAATATTAAAGATGTTAATGAAGCAACAGATGTAGCTCAACGAATTATTGAACAGCTTAAACGTCCTTTTTATATTCATCAAAATCAAATTTTTACAGGTGTTAGTATTGGAATTGCCCTTAGTTCAATGGGATATTCTCAACCTGAAGAGGTGATTCGAGATGCGGATATTGCGATGTATCATGCCAAGCGTTTAGGGAAGGGATGTTATCAAGTATTAACCAGTGAAATGCAAGTTCCAGCCCTGCAACGGTTACAACTGGAAAACCAGTTAAGAGAAGCATTAATTCGAGAAGAATTTTTATTATATTATCAACCGATTATTTCCTTAGAGACAAGACGATTGATTGGATTTGAAGCGTTAATTCGTTGGAATCATCCTGATAAAAATACCATTAGTCCCAGTAAATTTATCCCCATTGCTGAAGAAACAGGATTAATTCAAGCCCTTGATTTATGGGTCTTAAAAGAAGCCTGTCAGCAAATTAATCGCTGGAATCTACAATTTCCTGATTTACCACCTTTGACCATGAGTGTTAATCTTTCTCCTGTTGATTTAAGGCAAGTTAATTTAATCGAAAATTTTAAAAAAATTCTGGAAAATTATCCGCTAAAAAATTGGATATTAAAGCTAGAAGTGACTGAAACGTGCTTTTTAGATTTTTTAACATTTGAACAAAGTTTAATTCAACAACTTCAAGAACTCGGAATTCAATTTTGTATTGATGATTTTGGAACCGGATATTCCTCTTTAAGTCGGCTCCATAACTTTCCCATCTGCACTTTAAAAATTGACCGTTCTTTTGTGAGTAAAATCCAGTCTGAAACCGAAGAAACAGAAATTATTCACACGATTATTATGTTAGCTCATAGCCTAGGGATGGATGTAGTCGCCGAAGGAATTGAAACCCAAATTCAACTGGAAAAATTAAAAGAGTTGGGATGCAATTATGGACAAGGTTATTTAATTTCTCAACCGTTAGATTGTTTAAAAACCACAGCATTTTTAATCCGCTTTCTTTCTTAA